The Clostridia bacterium DNA segment TTGGCCAGTGGGGGAGTAGAGCCTGAAGCTATGAATGGAGAATACAGCAGGACTGGGTGCAACAAAAATGGGAGCCGGCTGGCTCCCATTTTGCGTGACTGTTTTCACAATGCCGTCGCCCGTGTCAGGCGGCTGCGCTAATCGTTCGTGCCCGACGAGGTGGTAAGACGTGCAAGCTCTTTCTGGTTCAGCTTGATTTTCCCGTCTTTCTCCATGCTTTGGCGCAGGTTGGTGACGTAGAGTTCCATCACCTCTCCGCGCTTGCGAGCGAGCAATGACTCGCGCATCTCTTCCTTGGACTTTTCGAACTCCGCTGCTGGCGGCTCTTGCTTTTCCACCAACTGCATCACAATCCCGCTTTGTCCGCCTGCCACAGGGCCTACGATTTCGCCCGGCTTAGCGTCGAAGATGATCGACGCCTGGCCCGACATTGCACCTACATCCGGCACCTGCTGTGCCGCAGTCACCAGATCGCTCGACTTCACTGTCGCTCCGAGCGCTTTGGCTGCGGACTTCAGATTGTGCTCAGAACGAGCGCGGTCGGCCAGTTCCTGCGATTTCTGCTGCAACATCGCCTGTGAGCGCTCCTGCTTGAATTGCTGTGCCAGCCGGTCACGGACCTGTTCAAAGGTCGGGGTGGCAGGCGGCCGGACATCGAGAGTCTGCGCAATCGCAATGCCCTCTGGAACGCGAACTGAAACGGGCGGGGACATCGGCTTATTGGCGAAGATGGCTTCCATAAACTCTGGCGCATTGCCCACGCCCGGAAGAGAAGCTTCGCGACTCACGAACTCCGTTGTCGTAATCTGCAAGCCCCTCGCGGCCGCAGCCTTCTCCAGGCCCTGCGCGCGCGACTCAGTTTCAAGCGTGCGTGCCAGCTTATCGACTTCTGCTTGTGCCTTCTGGCGCGCGACGATCGGCTCAATTCTGGCGCGAACTTCATCGAGCGATTGCAGATGCGCGGAGGTCTTGTCGTCTACGCGGATGATGTGGAAGCCGTAGCTGCTCTTCACAATGCCGCTCGTCTCGCCCTTGTTCAGCGAGAAAGCTGCCTGCTCGAACTCCGGCACCGTGCGGCCCCTGGTGATAGGACCGAGCAGACCACCTTCGGCGGCGCTGCCTTTGTCATCCGAGTACTTCTTCGCAAGAGCGTCGAACTTCGCGCCCGCCTTGAGCTGCTTCAGGACATCTTCGGCTTTCGCTCGCGCGCCGTCCACGGCAGCCTGATCCACCTTCGCATCAGGTCCGGCTTCTGGAGTCTTGATAAGGATGTGACGAACGGTCACGGAATCAGGAACGCGGAACTCATCCTGATGCGCCTGGTAGTAGCTCTTGAAGTCTTCGTTCGTCGGCTTTGCGGCATTCGGCAGCTTGGTGGCATCGATCATGACGAATGCCGCCTTGCGCTGCTCAGGAATAGCGTTCTTCAGGCTTTCCTGATTCTTCTCATAGTAGGCGCGTAGTTCCGATTCGGTCGGCGTCACGCTCTTGGCAACGTCGTCGAGCGAGAGCACCGCGTACTCGAACTTCACTTTCATGTTCTGACGACGATACTCATCCATGAGTTCGGCGTTAGAGACGGTCACGCCACCCTCGATCACGCTGCGCAGCTTGCGGATCGTCAGGTCTTTCTTGACGAGCTGCTCGAATTGCGCGACGCTCAACTGGAACTGGTTCTGTACAAACGATTGATAGGCGTCCTGCCCGATGAAGTTGCCGTTCGGGAAGATTTCGCGCGAGATAGGCCCGTGCTGCAACTCGTAACGCAGTTCCTCATCGCTGGCGCTCAGACCCATGCGGTCGGCTTCCGCCAGTACCACATTCTGCATGATCAGCGTTTCCGCCGCACGCTGCATCATGAACGGCATCAGCTGCTGCGGGAGGCCACGCGGAAACTGCTGGCGGCCCATCTGACGAGCTAACTGTTGAACATCTTGAACGGTGACGTGTTCGGAGCCAACCTTGGCAACGGTACCAGCAGTGCCGCCAGCCAGGGCATCGCCGAGAATGCCGCCCGGGATAAGCGTTACGACCATCATTACGCAGATGATCAGGAGAAGGCCGCCCAGCAGGATCTTTTTAACCGGGCCGGGAGTTTGCAGGAATCGAATCATCTTTCCAGGGCTCCAAATCGCGACCGGAGAACCACGTACTACAACTTGACCGCAAGATTTCCGGGCGGAATTTCAGATTATACCGCACAGGAGGCGCCCAAAGGCTCAGGTTCCACCGGCCCAGCAACAAGCACGGCCGATCATTGTTTCGAGCTTTCGTTCGGCGCTTCTTTCCTGCGCCCTTCGTGACATTCCTTGAGCACAGCACTTCCTCCTCTCGCAGGACATCTTGTTGCGGAGGCAGGCCATCTCTTTCTCTTTCCGCCCTTCGAGGAGAGCTTTGGCATGAAAGAGATGAAGAATAAAGTCGTTGTGATCACAGGCGCTTCAAGCGGAATCGGCCGCGCGACGGCCTTGCGGTTTGCCCAAGCTGGCGCGAACCTGGTGCTGGGAGCCCGCCGCAAGAGTCTGCTCAAAGAGTTGGCCGCGGAGTGCGAACAGTTGAACGTACGCGCTCTTTCCGTCGACACCGACGTCAGCGATTCCGGGGATGTCGAACGTCTCTCCCGCCGCGCTATCGACGCATTCGGAGGCATCGATGCCTGGGTCAATAACGCAGGTGTCTCTACGTTCGGGCGCTTCGATGAGATCCCGCTGGAAGAACATCGTCAAGTTATTGAAACGGACCTGATGGGCTGTATCTACGGCTCGTACGAGGCCCTGCGCCAGTTCCGGCAGCAGGGTAAGGGCGTGCTCATCAACGTCTCGTCCTACCTCGGCAAGGACTCCGCTCCCTATCAGAGTTCTTACGTTGCCGCCAAACACGGCATACGCGGATTGGGAATGGCTTTGCGCCAGGAGCTATGGGCCAATGACAATAAGGATATCCACGTCTGCACCGTGATGCCGGTCTCCATGGATACGCCTTTCTTCGAACATGCGGCCAACCACACCGGCAAGCCCGTGCAGGCCATCCCGCCCGTATATCCGCCCGAACAGGTCTCGGAAACGATCTTCGCACTTGCGATGAAACCGAAAGATGAAGTCATCGTCGGGCGCGCCGGGAAACTCTTCAGCATGCAAGGAAGGTTCGCCCCCATCACCGCCGAAAAAGCGATGGCAATGCACACCCATCGAAGGCAGATGAGACAGAACGCCTCAGTCCCGGATTCCTCCGGCAACGTCCTGAAACCGACCGCGTCCGGTACAGGGGTGCGCGGAGGCTGGCTCGACAACGAGGCAGCGCGCGGGCAGCGTTCGAACGGGAGGAAAGTCGCGGGCTCGATTGCCGCGCTCGCAGTGCCCGCCGCATTGACCTGGCTGCTGAGGCGAAGAGAGAGCAGGGTCAGCGAAGGAGAAAAACTCGATCGCGTGGCCTAGTCATCACAAATCAGCCGTTAGGAAAAACACGTTTTGGCAAC contains these protein-coding regions:
- a CDS encoding peptidyl-prolyl cis-trans isomerase, yielding MIRFLQTPGPVKKILLGGLLLIICVMMVVTLIPGGILGDALAGGTAGTVAKVGSEHVTVQDVQQLARQMGRQQFPRGLPQQLMPFMMQRAAETLIMQNVVLAEADRMGLSASDEELRYELQHGPISREIFPNGNFIGQDAYQSFVQNQFQLSVAQFEQLVKKDLTIRKLRSVIEGGVTVSNAELMDEYRRQNMKVKFEYAVLSLDDVAKSVTPTESELRAYYEKNQESLKNAIPEQRKAAFVMIDATKLPNAAKPTNEDFKSYYQAHQDEFRVPDSVTVRHILIKTPEAGPDAKVDQAAVDGARAKAEDVLKQLKAGAKFDALAKKYSDDKGSAAEGGLLGPITRGRTVPEFEQAAFSLNKGETSGIVKSSYGFHIIRVDDKTSAHLQSLDEVRARIEPIVARQKAQAEVDKLARTLETESRAQGLEKAAAARGLQITTTEFVSREASLPGVGNAPEFMEAIFANKPMSPPVSVRVPEGIAIAQTLDVRPPATPTFEQVRDRLAQQFKQERSQAMLQQKSQELADRARSEHNLKSAAKALGATVKSSDLVTAAQQVPDVGAMSGQASIIFDAKPGEIVGPVAGGQSGIVMQLVEKQEPPAAEFEKSKEEMRESLLARKRGEVMELYVTNLRQSMEKDGKIKLNQKELARLTTSSGTND
- a CDS encoding SDR family oxidoreductase gives rise to the protein MKEMKNKVVVITGASSGIGRATALRFAQAGANLVLGARRKSLLKELAAECEQLNVRALSVDTDVSDSGDVERLSRRAIDAFGGIDAWVNNAGVSTFGRFDEIPLEEHRQVIETDLMGCIYGSYEALRQFRQQGKGVLINVSSYLGKDSAPYQSSYVAAKHGIRGLGMALRQELWANDNKDIHVCTVMPVSMDTPFFEHAANHTGKPVQAIPPVYPPEQVSETIFALAMKPKDEVIVGRAGKLFSMQGRFAPITAEKAMAMHTHRRQMRQNASVPDSSGNVLKPTASGTGVRGGWLDNEAARGQRSNGRKVAGSIAALAVPAALTWLLRRRESRVSEGEKLDRVA